In Canis lupus familiaris isolate Mischka breed German Shepherd chromosome 23, alternate assembly UU_Cfam_GSD_1.0, whole genome shotgun sequence, the following are encoded in one genomic region:
- the U2SURP gene encoding U2 snRNP-associated SURP motif-containing protein isoform X4, which yields MLQCYRHLKTRRILRRNLLALIHRMIEFVVREGPMFEAMIMNREINNPMFRFLFENQTPAHVYYRWKLYSILQGDSPTKWRTEDFRMFKNGSFWRPPPLNPYLHGMSEEQETEAFVEEPSKKGALKEEQRDKLEEILRGLTPRKNDIGDAMVFCLNNAEAAEEIVDCITESLSILKTPLPKKIARLYLVSDVLYNSSAKVANASYYRKFFETKLCQIFSDLNATYRTIQGHLQSENFKQRVMTCFRAWEDWAIYPEPFLIKLQNIFLGLVNIIEEKETEDVPDDLDGAPIEEELDGAPLEDVDGIPIDATPIDDLDGVPIKSLDDDLDGVPLDAAEDSKKNEPIFKVAPSKWEAVDESELEAQAVTTSKWELFDQHEESEEEENQNQEEESEDEEDTQSSKSEEHHLYSNPIKEEMTESKFSKYSEMSEEKRAKLREIELKVMKFQDELESGKRPKKPGQSFQEQVEHYRDKLLQREKEKELERERERDKKDKEKLESRSKDKKEKDECTPTRKERKRRHSTSPSPSRSSSGRRVKSPSPKSERSERSERSHKESSRSRSSHKDSPRDVSKKAKRSPSGSRTPKRSRRSRSRSPKKSGKKSRSQSRSPHRSHKKSKKNKH from the exons ATGCTCCAATGTTACCGCCACCTAAAAACAAGGAGGATTTTGagaag GAATTTGCTCGCCCTGATACATCGAATGATAGAGTTTGTTGTACGTGAAGGGCCAATGTTTGAAGCTATGATTATGAACAGAGAAATCAACAATCCTATGTTCAg attcttaTTTGAAAACCAGACACCAGCCCATGTTTACTATAGGTGGAAGCTTTATTCTATTCTGCAG GGAGATTCTCCAACTAAGTGGCGGACAGAAGATTTTCGTATGTTCAAAAATGGGTCTTTCTGGAGGCCACCACCATTAAATCCATACCTGCATGGGATGTCAGAAGAGCAAGAAACAGAAGCTTTTGTAGAGGAGCCCAGTAAAAAGGGAGCACTTAAGGAAGa ACAGAGGGACAAATTAGAAGAAATCCTACGGGGGTTAACTCCAAGGAAAAATGATATTGGAGATGCAATGGTTTTCTGTCTTAATAATGCTGAAGCTGCTGAAGAAATAGTGGATTGCATTACTGAGTCATTGTCCATCTTAAAGACACCCCTCCCCAAAAAG ATTGCCAGATTATATTTGGTTTCTGATGTTTTGTATAACTCTTCAGCCAAAGTTGCCAATGCTTCATATTATAGAAAATT ttttgaAACAAAGTTATGTCAGATATTTTCAGACCTCAATGCTACCTATCGTACAATTCAAGGCCATTTACAGTCTGAAAACTTCAAG cAACGGGTAATGACCTGCTTCAGAGCATGGGAGGATTGGGCAATTTATCCAGAACCATTTTTGatcaaactacaaaatattttcttaggacTTGTAAATAttattgaagaaaaggaaacagag GATGTACCAGATGACCTTGATGGTGCCCCCATTGAGGAAGAGCTTGATGGTGCACCTCTAGAAGATGTGGATGGAATTCCTATTGATGCTACTCCCATTGATGATCTTGATGGGGTCCCTATAAAGAGTCTTGATGATGATCTTGATGGAGTGCCTT TGGATGCAGCTGAGGACTCAAAGAAGAATGAGCCTATATTTAAAGTTGCCCCATCAAAATGGGAAGCTGTAGATGAATCTGAATTGGAAGCACAAG CTGTAACAACTTCTAAATGGGAGTTATTTGACCAGCATGAAgaatcagaagaagaagaaaatcaaaa tcaagaagaagaaagtgaagatgaAGAAGATACTCAAAGTTCCAAATCAGAAGAACATCATTTGTACTCTAACccaatcaaagaagaaatgactgAGTCCAAGTTTTCTAAGTACTCTGAAATGAGCGAGGAAAAAAGAGCTAAACTTCGTGAAATTGAG CTTAAAGTTATGAAGTTTCAGGATGAATTGGAATCTGGAAAAAGACCCAAAAAACCAGGCCAGAGCTTTCAGGAGCAAGTAGAACACTACAGAGATAAACTTCTTCAACGA gagaaagagaaagaattagaaagagaACGAGAAAGggataaaaaggataaagaaaaattggAATCTCGAtccaaagacaagaaagaaaaagatgaatgtactccaacaaggaaagaaag GAAGAGGCGACACAGCACATCCCCTAGCCCATCTCGCAGTAGCAGTGGTAGACGAGTGAAATCCCCTTCACCCAAATCGGAGCGATCAGAGCGTTCAGAAAGATCTCATAAAGAGAGCTCACGGTCCAGGTCATCTCACAAAGATTCTCCTAGAGATGTTAGCAAAAAGGCCAAAAG ATCACCATCTGGCTCGAGGACACCTAAAAGGTCTAGGCGATCACGGTCTAGATCCCCTAAAAAGTCAGGGAAGAAATCCAGATCCCAGTCCCGATCTCCACACAGGTCTcataaaaagtcaaagaaaaacaaacactga